The Gillisia sp. Hel_I_86 genome has a segment encoding these proteins:
- a CDS encoding MFS transporter: protein MFQKIFRSYVDSFSDLRREVWLLALITFINRAGTMVIPFLSLYLTKSRGFSLEEVGWILTFFGLGSVTGSWLGGKLVDSIGHYKTMAGSLLISSVLFVLLQFPSSFWGICLGIFLVMAAADIFRPAVFVAISAYSKPQNRTRSVTLIRLAINLGFSAGPAIGGLIIASAGYSGLFWVDGITCLLAGILLLKLLHPKKAVENIREVNLNPQGVLKDFPYLIFIAAMVLFGFIFLQYFSTMPLFYAQQHGLTELEIGILLGMNGFLIFLLEMPLIKHLETRKTTAIFHVIVGTILVGLSFVAVNLTGWAGILVIGMLLMTIGEMIAFPFSNTFALTRADKGKQGSYMALYSIAFSLSHIFGHNSGMQLISKFGYVFTWNAMITLATVACGFLVYLGYLLKKEKLASS from the coding sequence ATGTTTCAAAAAATCTTCCGTTCTTATGTAGACTCCTTTAGCGATTTACGGCGGGAGGTTTGGCTGCTTGCGTTAATAACCTTTATTAACAGGGCCGGTACCATGGTAATCCCTTTCCTTTCTCTATACCTTACAAAGAGCCGTGGGTTTTCCCTGGAAGAAGTTGGGTGGATCCTTACCTTTTTCGGACTTGGGTCTGTAACCGGATCCTGGCTGGGTGGTAAATTAGTGGACAGCATTGGGCATTACAAAACAATGGCAGGAAGCTTACTTATCTCTTCGGTGCTTTTTGTTCTCTTACAATTTCCAAGCTCCTTTTGGGGAATTTGTCTAGGGATCTTTTTGGTAATGGCGGCTGCCGATATTTTTAGACCTGCCGTTTTCGTGGCAATTAGTGCCTACAGCAAACCACAAAATAGAACGAGATCTGTAACCTTAATTAGATTGGCGATAAACTTGGGTTTTTCTGCTGGTCCGGCAATTGGAGGATTGATAATAGCTAGTGCGGGATATAGCGGTTTATTTTGGGTAGACGGAATTACCTGTTTACTTGCAGGGATCTTATTGCTTAAACTATTGCACCCTAAGAAGGCAGTTGAAAATATTAGAGAGGTGAATTTGAATCCACAAGGAGTGCTAAAAGATTTTCCCTACTTAATTTTTATAGCAGCCATGGTTTTGTTCGGGTTCATATTCTTGCAATACTTCTCTACAATGCCTTTGTTTTATGCCCAACAACATGGACTCACAGAATTGGAAATAGGGATTTTATTGGGAATGAACGGGTTTTTAATTTTCCTTTTGGAAATGCCATTGATAAAACATCTTGAAACTAGAAAAACAACAGCGATCTTTCATGTTATCGTTGGGACAATATTGGTAGGCCTAAGTTTTGTGGCGGTAAACCTTACAGGCTGGGCAGGAATTTTAGTTATAGGCATGCTCTTAATGACCATTGGGGAAATGATTGCTTTTCCCTTTTCCAATACGTTTGCATTAACTAGGGCAGACAAAGGCAAACAAGGCTCCTATATGGCATTATATAGTATCGCGTTTTCCTTGAGCCACATTTTTGGTCATAACTCTGGGATGCAATTGATCAGTAAATTTGGATATGTATTTACGTGGAATGCAATGATTACCTTAGCTACGGTAGCTTGCGGATTCTTGGTTTATTTGGGATATTTATTAAAAAAAGAAAAACTAGCCAGTAGCTAG
- a CDS encoding DUF1328 domain-containing protein, with the protein MKNYTLHFLIMTIVTGLLGFAGGNFFGIEVVRVLFLIFADLLIVALISKIFFSDGKGIRLQRVKK; encoded by the coding sequence ATGAAAAATTATACTTTACATTTCCTTATAATGACTATAGTAACAGGATTGCTTGGGTTTGCGGGAGGTAATTTCTTTGGAATTGAAGTTGTGAGGGTATTGTTTTTGATTTTTGCCGATTTATTGATCGTTGCATTAATTTCAAAAATATTTTTCTCGGATGGTAAAGGGATTAGATTACAAAGAGTCAAGAAATAA
- a CDS encoding DEAD/DEAH box helicase has product MTFNDLQLTEPLSKAVQKVGYTTPTPIQAQSIPAILKGRDILGCAQTGTGKTAAFSIPTIQLLNSNLNNGGRKTTIKSLILTPTRELAIQIGESIAEYGQFSDLKHLVIFGGVNQNSQVRALRNGVDILVATPGRLLDLMDQGFISLSQIEIFTLDEADRMLDMGFVHDVKKVIKKIPVKRQTLFFSATMPNSIIDLANSILTNPLKVSVTPVSSTAERIGQEVYFIDKTNKKNLLKDLLKTSEEVRVLVFTRTKHGANKVVKDLIKVGIKAEAIHGNKTQNARQKALKNFKDKTTRVLVATDIAARGIDIDDLALVINYEVPNIAETYVHRIGRTGRAGASGKAISFCDFEEKAYLKDIQKLIDQKVPVIEEHDYPMEFFEIPEKKPQQRRPSRNRNGNSNNTKSSGGNSSKRNNVGRSRR; this is encoded by the coding sequence ATGACATTTAACGATTTACAATTAACTGAACCCTTATCCAAGGCAGTTCAAAAAGTAGGATATACTACACCAACCCCAATTCAAGCCCAATCTATCCCAGCCATTTTAAAAGGAAGGGATATCTTAGGTTGTGCGCAAACCGGGACCGGAAAAACGGCAGCGTTCTCCATTCCAACCATTCAACTATTAAATAGCAATCTCAATAACGGAGGTCGCAAAACAACTATAAAGAGCCTTATTTTAACCCCTACCCGCGAGCTTGCGATCCAAATTGGGGAAAGCATAGCCGAGTATGGTCAGTTTAGTGATCTTAAACATCTTGTGATTTTTGGTGGTGTTAATCAGAATTCCCAAGTAAGAGCGCTTAGAAATGGCGTGGACATATTGGTAGCAACTCCCGGGAGATTATTGGATCTTATGGATCAAGGATTCATTTCCCTGTCCCAGATCGAGATTTTCACTTTGGATGAAGCAGATAGGATGCTGGATATGGGGTTTGTTCATGATGTGAAGAAAGTGATCAAAAAAATTCCTGTTAAAAGGCAAACTCTATTCTTTTCGGCAACTATGCCAAATTCCATCATAGATCTTGCAAATAGTATTTTAACCAATCCTTTAAAAGTATCGGTTACTCCCGTTTCTTCTACTGCAGAAAGAATTGGGCAGGAAGTGTATTTCATAGATAAAACCAATAAAAAGAACTTATTAAAAGATCTTTTGAAAACTTCTGAAGAAGTTAGGGTTTTGGTTTTTACCAGAACAAAGCACGGTGCCAATAAAGTGGTAAAAGACCTTATTAAAGTAGGGATTAAAGCTGAAGCTATCCACGGAAACAAGACTCAAAATGCCCGTCAAAAAGCATTGAAAAATTTCAAGGATAAGACTACTCGGGTTTTGGTAGCTACAGATATTGCTGCCCGGGGTATTGATATCGATGATCTAGCATTAGTTATAAATTATGAAGTCCCCAACATTGCCGAAACCTACGTGCACAGAATTGGACGAACAGGAAGAGCAGGTGCTAGTGGAAAAGCGATCTCTTTTTGTGATTTTGAAGAAAAAGCATATTTAAAAGATATTCAGAAATTAATAGACCAAAAGGTTCCTGTAATAGAAGAACACGATTATCCTATGGAATTCTTTGAAATTCCGGAAAAGAAGCCACAACAACGAAGACCTTCCCGAAATAGAAATGGGAATTCCAATAACACGAAAAGCTCCGGAGGAAATTCATCTAAAAGGAATAATGTTGGCAGATCAAGAAGGTAA
- a CDS encoding class I SAM-dependent methyltransferase translates to MLADQEGNKGHSESYFGDYRDFWWNPTFIELTAKRLELGKHNSMLDVGCGQGHWTQILAPLLAPKAKIIAVDNDKRWYSKNEELERLFKKSNNPFTLTKGNAQQLPFEDNQFDLVTCQTVLIHVPKPQQALEEMKRVLKPGGTLLCVEPNNIIQSLTKTSLSKNDSIEETLDHIKYRLIIEKGKKNMGQGDNSLGDLLPGMFALAEMHTIEVRLSDKAIAMYPPYSTKEQMATLKQWMTGSSWKSNTQKDIDFFSAAGEEFMPFYFEYQEKYARRDDHLMGALQREQYHAAGGSLMYLVSGTK, encoded by the coding sequence ATGTTGGCAGATCAAGAAGGTAATAAAGGACACTCCGAGAGTTATTTTGGGGACTACCGAGATTTCTGGTGGAATCCTACGTTTATCGAGCTCACCGCGAAGAGGCTGGAATTAGGCAAGCATAATTCTATGTTGGATGTTGGTTGCGGACAAGGCCATTGGACACAAATATTAGCGCCACTTCTTGCGCCCAAAGCCAAAATCATTGCTGTGGATAATGACAAAAGATGGTATTCCAAAAACGAAGAATTAGAACGGCTTTTTAAGAAATCCAATAATCCATTTACTTTAACAAAAGGAAACGCACAGCAATTGCCCTTTGAGGATAATCAATTCGATCTTGTGACCTGCCAAACGGTGCTAATCCATGTTCCTAAACCTCAACAGGCATTGGAAGAAATGAAGCGGGTGTTAAAACCCGGGGGCACCTTGTTATGTGTAGAACCAAATAACATAATCCAAAGCCTTACCAAAACATCGCTTTCAAAGAACGACTCTATAGAAGAAACATTAGATCACATTAAGTATAGACTGATCATAGAAAAAGGCAAGAAAAACATGGGGCAAGGAGATAATTCTTTGGGAGATCTATTGCCCGGAATGTTCGCTTTGGCTGAAATGCATACTATTGAAGTTCGATTATCGGACAAGGCCATCGCTATGTATCCGCCTTATAGTACAAAAGAGCAAATGGCAACTTTAAAACAATGGATGACCGGGAGTTCCTGGAAATCCAATACTCAAAAGGATATCGATTTTTTTAGCGCCGCAGGAGAAGAATTTATGCCCTTTTATTTTGAATATCAGGAGAAATATGCCCGAAGGGACGACCATTTAATGGGCGCATTGCAACGGGAACAGTACCACGCAGCCGGAGGATCGTTGATGTATTTGGTTAGTGGCACAAAATAG
- a CDS encoding Lrp/AsnC family transcriptional regulator, protein MPIDALNWQILESLQKNARLSFAEIGRKVGLTSPAVTERVKKMEDSGIICGYKAQVSYHKTGHQLKAVITLRAFMGRLKPFLEKVKEFKEVINCYRITGNENIIMEVVLYDQSHLEEFIDKLITYGETKTHIILSNVVEQGPIKRRG, encoded by the coding sequence ATGCCTATAGATGCGTTAAACTGGCAAATCTTGGAATCACTTCAAAAAAATGCACGACTTTCCTTTGCCGAAATTGGAAGAAAAGTTGGACTTACTTCCCCAGCCGTTACAGAAAGGGTGAAAAAGATGGAGGATAGCGGAATTATATGTGGTTATAAGGCTCAAGTATCTTATCATAAAACCGGTCATCAATTAAAAGCAGTGATCACCTTGCGTGCTTTTATGGGGAGATTGAAACCGTTCTTGGAAAAAGTGAAAGAATTCAAGGAAGTAATAAATTGTTATAGAATTACAGGAAATGAAAATATTATTATGGAAGTGGTTTTATATGATCAATCTCACTTGGAGGAATTTATAGATAAACTAATTACTTATGGGGAAACGAAAACCCATATTATCCTCTCCAACGTAGTGGAACAGGGGCCTATAAAAAGAAGGGGATAA
- a CDS encoding alanine/glycine:cation symporter family protein: protein MSIFIQIANSTLDERINEKFSDATRWFIDGIFAEIPLTDTTGIPWVLVVLILGAAYFTLYFRFVNFTNFFTAIKVVQGKYDHLETEGIVEASSSVHLVDGDNPDTIRVEGAGEVSHFQALTAAVSATVGLGNIAGVAIALGIGGPGATFWMILVGLLGMSSKFVECTLGVKYREVNAEGTIFGGPMYYLKKGLEEKGLKKLGKVLAILFAVMCIGGSFGGGNMFQVNQAFKLFEYVTGAEDSFIAGKGWVFGLVMAILVGVVIIGGIKKIASVTDKIVPFMVITYMLAVLIVLGINYTEIPNAFISIWEGAFNPEGVIGGFVGVLIQGFKRAAFSNEAGIGSASIAHSAVKTKFPASEGLVALLEPFIDTVVVCTLTALALIITGQIVPGMILNDEEGVLLTASALESGVSWFPYLLTLAVVLFAFSSMISWSYYGYQAWSYLFGRGKRTGYIYKLLFCCFTVIGAAATLGAVTDFSDAMIFAMLVPNMIGLFILSPKVAEELKSYLKIIKKDKI from the coding sequence ATGTCCATTTTTATTCAGATTGCCAATTCCACATTAGATGAAAGGATCAACGAAAAATTTAGTGATGCAACCCGCTGGTTTATCGATGGGATTTTTGCTGAAATTCCTTTAACCGATACAACCGGAATCCCATGGGTTCTTGTGGTGCTCATTCTAGGTGCAGCTTATTTCACTTTGTATTTTAGGTTCGTGAATTTCACGAATTTTTTTACGGCTATTAAGGTGGTTCAAGGAAAATACGATCATCTTGAAACTGAAGGTATTGTAGAGGCCAGCTCATCCGTACATCTCGTAGATGGTGATAATCCGGATACTATTCGAGTTGAGGGAGCAGGGGAGGTGAGCCATTTTCAAGCTTTAACAGCAGCCGTTTCTGCGACCGTAGGCCTAGGGAATATAGCCGGAGTTGCAATTGCTCTGGGAATAGGAGGCCCAGGGGCAACTTTTTGGATGATCTTGGTTGGTTTACTTGGAATGTCCTCAAAGTTTGTAGAATGTACGCTCGGGGTAAAATATAGGGAAGTAAATGCTGAAGGAACCATTTTTGGTGGCCCGATGTACTATCTCAAAAAAGGGCTTGAGGAAAAAGGGCTTAAGAAATTGGGAAAAGTATTGGCCATATTATTTGCCGTCATGTGCATAGGAGGATCCTTTGGAGGTGGGAATATGTTTCAGGTAAATCAAGCCTTTAAATTATTTGAATATGTAACAGGCGCCGAAGATAGTTTTATAGCTGGCAAGGGATGGGTTTTTGGTTTGGTTATGGCAATTTTGGTTGGTGTTGTGATCATTGGAGGAATAAAGAAAATAGCAAGCGTCACAGATAAGATAGTTCCTTTCATGGTTATCACGTATATGTTGGCAGTACTAATAGTCCTGGGAATTAATTATACGGAAATTCCGAATGCATTTATTTCCATATGGGAGGGGGCATTTAATCCTGAAGGAGTTATTGGAGGTTTCGTGGGGGTATTAATTCAGGGATTTAAAAGAGCTGCATTTAGCAACGAAGCCGGAATAGGAAGTGCTTCCATAGCTCATAGTGCCGTTAAAACCAAATTTCCTGCTAGTGAGGGACTAGTGGCTTTATTGGAACCATTTATAGACACTGTGGTAGTTTGTACGTTAACAGCCTTGGCATTGATAATTACTGGTCAAATAGTTCCCGGAATGATCCTAAATGATGAGGAAGGAGTGCTCTTAACGGCTTCAGCGCTGGAAAGTGGGGTGTCGTGGTTTCCCTATTTATTGACCCTTGCGGTTGTTCTTTTTGCCTTTTCTTCCATGATTTCTTGGTCTTATTACGGCTATCAAGCTTGGAGCTATTTGTTTGGAAGGGGGAAAAGAACAGGCTATATTTATAAATTGCTATTTTGTTGTTTTACGGTAATTGGTGCAGCAGCTACTTTGGGAGCGGTAACAGATTTTAGCGATGCCATGATCTTTGCGATGCTGGTGCCCAATATGATAGGACTATTTATTCTAAGTCCTAAGGTGGCAGAAGAATTAAAAAGCTATTTGAAAATTATAAAAAAGGATAAGATTTAA
- a CDS encoding helix-turn-helix transcriptional regulator, producing the protein MLSIIEYTVTAIVCLISAIIIQRIFIKERKEGSGENTIKGIMWFGLAILVWGLGAVLNLILVFGFGWDPSNKIIIYLGVLVSLTNSLFILLSLPSIEHNKRRGIVVRLVQKFSTKDFVGVYFGVLSMIAFVFLATSINNIEISNSFIWLIDIPISVVVAFSLLYELNKAFSTRKMRFMYLPTLVLFVLIIIAVTHRIIPQDRAIQLVDQEFWSIAGSITAISFKFLFILLFSILLYSWKFLSEKEQQQGLADKLATENLKFKKKLEQQELANESHLDTIKSMKNELIVLREAAKIELSDRQKEVLGNLAYYGTNKSYPEIAELMNISNDGFQTHIHQIKKLLNISGKGGKEQLIEYAKKNNLLQYSSIKDNA; encoded by the coding sequence TTGCTATCAATTATAGAATATACCGTTACTGCAATTGTTTGCCTTATATCAGCAATCATAATTCAACGAATTTTCATCAAAGAACGAAAAGAAGGCTCTGGCGAAAATACTATTAAAGGAATTATGTGGTTTGGTCTCGCTATTTTAGTTTGGGGCTTGGGAGCTGTACTAAATTTAATTTTGGTTTTTGGCTTCGGCTGGGATCCTTCCAATAAGATCATTATTTATTTAGGGGTGCTGGTTTCATTAACCAATTCACTTTTTATATTGCTATCCCTTCCATCCATAGAACACAATAAAAGGAGGGGGATCGTGGTGAGACTGGTTCAAAAATTCAGTACTAAGGATTTTGTAGGGGTGTATTTTGGCGTGTTATCCATGATTGCTTTTGTTTTCTTGGCTACCTCTATAAACAACATAGAAATAAGCAACAGTTTTATATGGCTTATAGATATTCCTATTTCGGTAGTGGTTGCATTTTCTTTGTTGTATGAACTGAACAAAGCATTTTCAACACGAAAAATGCGATTTATGTATTTACCTACCCTCGTATTATTCGTCCTAATAATTATTGCCGTAACACACAGGATCATACCACAGGATAGGGCAATTCAGCTTGTAGATCAAGAATTTTGGTCAATTGCTGGGAGCATAACTGCCATCTCATTCAAATTCCTGTTTATATTATTGTTCTCCATTCTATTATATAGTTGGAAATTCCTTTCTGAAAAAGAACAACAACAAGGATTAGCAGATAAATTAGCTACAGAAAATTTAAAGTTCAAGAAAAAATTGGAACAGCAAGAACTTGCAAACGAAAGTCATCTGGATACTATAAAGAGCATGAAAAATGAACTGATAGTACTAAGAGAAGCTGCTAAAATCGAGCTTTCAGATCGTCAAAAAGAGGTTTTGGGCAATCTCGCCTATTACGGTACAAATAAATCCTATCCTGAAATAGCAGAGCTAATGAATATTAGTAACGACGGATTTCAAACCCATATTCATCAAATAAAAAAGCTGTTGAATATAAGTGGGAAAGGCGGGAAAGAACAATTAATTGAATATGCCAAAAAGAATAATCTACTTCAATATTCTTCAATAAAAGACAATGCTTAA
- a CDS encoding methylmalonyl-CoA mutase family protein — protein MQDQTPYIPTNKVRIVTAASLFDGHDAAINIMRRIIQSTGVEVIHLGHDRSVEEVVNCAIQEDANAIAMTSYQGGHNEYFKYMYDLLKEKGAEHIKIFGGGGGVILPSEIKELMGYGITKIYAPDDGREMGLQGMINDLVKTSDTPTPALEKADKTQSLLKEKNINTIARLISLAENRHEDFKKAFNKIELNGKKTPVLGITGTGGSGKSSLVDELVRRFLIDFPEKTIGIVSVDPSKRKTGGALLGDRIRMNAINNDRVYMRSLATRQSNLALSKYVSEAVEVLKAANFDLIILETSGIGQSDTEILEHSDASLYVMTPEFGAATQLEKIDMLDFADLVAINKFDKRGALDALRDVKKQYQRNHGLWHDDPETLPVYGTIASQFNDPGMNTLYRKLMNKVDEKTEAALSSTFHVDEDKSEKIYVIPPSRVRYLSEISENNRKYDDTASTQQEVAQKLYGIYKTIGSVANVTSSEVEKSFLDKHGVDSDEILKQVQNDEKKDFLKLLIAEFDRVKMDLDPYNWEIITGWDEKVNKYKEPVYSFKVRDKEIKIETHIGSLSHTQIPKISLPKYQAWGDILKWGLQENVPGEFPYTAGLYPFKRAGEDPSRMFAGEGGPERTNRRFHYVSAGLPAKRLSTAFDSVTLYGNDPDIRPDIYGKIGNAGVSICCLDDAKKLYSGFDLADAMTSVSMTINGPAPMLLGFFMNAAIDQQCEKYIIENELQKEVEEKIKKIYKDKKIDRPAYQGELPEGNNGLGLMLLGVTGDKVLPADVYAKIKKNTLNVVRGTVQADILKEDQAQNTCIFSTEYALRLMGDVQEYFIEEQVRNFYSVSISGYHIAEAGANPVTQLALTLANGFTYVEYYLSRGMDINKFGPNLSFFFSNGVDPEYAVIGRVARKIWAKALKYKYGANPRAQMLKYHIQTSGRSLHAQEIDFNDIRTTLQALYAIYDNCNSLHTNAYDEAITTPTEASVRRAMAIQLIINKELGLTKNENPIQGAFIIEELTDLVEEAVLLEFDRITERGGVLGAMETMYQRSKIQEESLYYETLKHNGEFPIVGVNTFLSSTGSPTVTPGEVIRATEEEKQYQISTLKNLHKAFEKESAEALELIQEAAIKNENLFEVLMDATKVCSLGQITTAMFEVGGQYRRNM, from the coding sequence ATGCAAGATCAAACTCCATATATCCCTACCAATAAAGTAAGAATAGTAACAGCAGCCTCGCTTTTTGATGGACATGATGCCGCGATTAATATTATGCGCCGTATCATTCAGTCTACAGGGGTAGAAGTGATTCATTTGGGTCATGATCGCAGTGTAGAAGAAGTAGTGAATTGTGCGATTCAAGAAGATGCCAATGCTATTGCCATGACTTCCTACCAAGGTGGGCATAATGAGTATTTTAAATACATGTACGATTTGCTTAAGGAAAAAGGAGCAGAGCATATCAAAATCTTTGGCGGCGGCGGTGGAGTGATCCTTCCATCAGAGATCAAAGAACTTATGGGTTATGGAATTACCAAAATCTATGCACCCGATGATGGACGAGAAATGGGCTTGCAGGGAATGATCAACGATTTGGTGAAAACTTCAGATACTCCAACTCCTGCTCTGGAAAAAGCCGATAAAACACAAAGCCTTTTAAAGGAAAAAAATATAAACACCATTGCCAGATTGATTTCTTTAGCTGAAAACAGGCATGAAGATTTTAAGAAGGCTTTCAATAAGATAGAACTTAACGGAAAGAAAACTCCTGTTCTGGGAATTACCGGAACCGGGGGGTCTGGAAAATCTTCTTTGGTAGATGAATTGGTAAGAAGGTTTTTAATCGACTTCCCGGAAAAAACCATCGGAATTGTATCTGTAGATCCATCAAAACGTAAAACCGGTGGCGCTTTATTGGGAGATAGAATCCGAATGAATGCCATTAATAATGATCGGGTTTATATGCGTTCTTTGGCAACCCGTCAGTCTAATTTGGCTTTGTCTAAATATGTTTCTGAAGCGGTTGAAGTATTAAAAGCAGCAAATTTCGACCTTATTATTTTAGAAACTTCAGGAATAGGACAATCCGATACCGAGATCTTAGAACATTCTGATGCTTCTTTATATGTAATGACCCCGGAATTTGGAGCAGCTACGCAATTGGAGAAAATAGATATGCTGGACTTCGCAGATCTGGTAGCGATCAATAAATTCGATAAACGAGGAGCTTTAGATGCGCTTCGCGATGTGAAGAAACAATATCAGCGTAATCATGGCTTATGGCATGACGATCCTGAAACACTCCCTGTATATGGAACTATTGCTTCCCAGTTCAACGATCCGGGGATGAATACGCTATACCGAAAGTTGATGAATAAAGTAGATGAAAAAACAGAGGCCGCTTTATCTTCCACTTTTCATGTTGATGAAGATAAAAGTGAAAAAATTTATGTGATCCCACCAAGCAGGGTAAGATACCTTTCTGAAATTTCTGAAAATAACAGAAAATATGATGATACAGCCAGTACGCAGCAGGAAGTTGCACAGAAGCTTTATGGGATTTATAAAACCATAGGTTCTGTTGCAAATGTCACGTCGAGCGAAGTCGAGAAGTCTTTTTTAGATAAACACGGTGTAGATTCAGATGAGATTCTGAAACAAGTTCAGAATGACGAGAAGAAAGATTTTCTAAAACTTCTTATTGCTGAATTTGATAGGGTAAAGATGGATCTCGATCCATATAACTGGGAGATCATAACTGGTTGGGATGAAAAAGTGAATAAATACAAGGAGCCGGTTTATTCTTTTAAAGTGAGGGACAAGGAAATAAAAATAGAAACGCATATCGGGTCTCTTTCCCACACTCAAATTCCAAAGATATCTTTACCTAAATATCAGGCTTGGGGAGACATTTTAAAATGGGGTTTACAAGAAAATGTACCGGGCGAATTCCCATACACCGCCGGATTATACCCATTTAAGAGAGCGGGGGAAGATCCAAGCAGAATGTTTGCTGGAGAGGGCGGACCGGAAAGAACAAATAGACGTTTTCATTATGTGAGTGCGGGTTTACCAGCTAAGAGACTTTCTACAGCTTTCGATTCGGTAACACTTTATGGTAACGACCCAGATATTAGGCCAGATATTTACGGAAAAATAGGAAATGCGGGAGTATCTATTTGTTGTTTGGATGATGCAAAAAAATTGTATTCAGGATTCGATCTAGCAGATGCCATGACTTCGGTGAGTATGACTATTAATGGTCCCGCTCCAATGTTGCTGGGTTTCTTTATGAATGCGGCTATCGATCAGCAGTGTGAGAAATATATTATAGAAAATGAACTTCAGAAAGAGGTAGAGGAAAAGATCAAAAAAATATACAAGGATAAAAAAATAGATCGCCCTGCGTATCAAGGAGAACTTCCGGAAGGTAATAACGGCTTGGGACTAATGTTATTGGGGGTAACCGGCGATAAAGTACTTCCTGCAGATGTATATGCCAAAATCAAAAAGAACACTTTAAATGTAGTTCGTGGAACTGTGCAAGCAGATATTTTAAAAGAAGATCAGGCACAAAACACCTGTATCTTCTCTACGGAATATGCCTTGAGGTTGATGGGAGATGTACAGGAATATTTTATTGAAGAGCAAGTAAGAAACTTTTATTCGGTTTCTATTTCTGGATATCATATTGCCGAAGCGGGAGCAAATCCTGTTACTCAGTTGGCATTGACCTTGGCCAACGGATTTACGTATGTTGAGTATTATTTGAGTAGAGGAATGGATATCAATAAATTTGGGCCCAACCTTTCGTTCTTTTTCTCCAACGGAGTAGATCCTGAGTATGCAGTAATTGGTAGGGTGGCAAGAAAGATTTGGGCAAAGGCATTAAAATATAAATACGGAGCGAATCCAAGAGCCCAGATGCTGAAATACCACATTCAAACTTCTGGACGTTCACTTCATGCGCAGGAAATAGATTTCAACGACATTAGAACAACGCTTCAAGCGCTCTATGCTATCTATGACAACTGTAATTCCTTACATACCAATGCGTATGATGAAGCAATTACAACGCCTACAGAAGCTTCAGTAAGAAGAGCGATGGCTATTCAGCTTATCATCAATAAAGAGTTGGGACTTACTAAAAATGAGAACCCAATTCAGGGAGCATTCATTATAGAAGAGTTAACAGATCTTGTGGAAGAAGCCGTTCTTTTGGAATTCGATAGAATTACAGAAAGAGGTGGAGTTTTGGGAGCTATGGAAACCATGTACCAACGCAGTAAGATCCAAGAAGAAAGCTTGTACTACGAAACCTTGAAACACAACGGCGAATTTCCAATTGTAGGAGTAAATACTTTTTTGAGTTCTACAGGTTCTCCCACGGTTACGCCAGGAGAAGTTATTAGAGCTACAGAAGAAGAAAAACAATACCAGATTTCTACTTTGAAAAATTTACATAAAGCCTTTGAGAAAGAATCTGCGGAAGCTTTGGAACTGATCCAAGAAGCGGCTATTAAAAATGAAAATTTATTTGAAGTCTTAATGGATGCAACTAAAGTTTGTTCTTTAGGTCAGATCACAACAGCGATGTTTGAAGTAGGAGGGCAGTATAGAAGAAATATGTAA